The Ooceraea biroi isolate clonal line C1 chromosome 3, Obir_v5.4, whole genome shotgun sequence genome contains the following window.
GCGGCATATCGACCATCCCGCGTTCCCTTTCCTAGCTCGGTAGAGAACAATTAAGTTCACCGTGTAAGTTTATTATAGAAAGTGCGCGAGGCAATAACGTGAAACAAATTGCCGAATTTACTCGCGACACactactctttctctctgagaGAAATGGATGCaaacgagagagaaacttGGAGATAGTTTCTATTCGTAATGACTCGTGAATCCCCAACTTTATAAGAAGACCCGCGAACGCGCCTGCCTTCCAGAATCTGcaagaaaatatcatttaatatcACATTTAAGAAACTATAAAGGGTAGAGATTAcatctaaaattaattccatttaattatcattgaaGTAACGTGAAAAATGACGGCGCTTAAAACGCTTCACCCTTTTCGAAATTTAGctgtataatgtaatattcgcCAGGGGATAATCTCGAAGAAGTTATTCCCGCATTCCTCCGCTCCTTACTGCTTTGCAAACGagcgataaaatataatataaaaacgcGATACAGAAATCACACAAAAGATATCCGTGTAATGGGTAATTCCTCCCTCGTTTTCGCATTCATGGGCGATCTCGCGTAATCCGGACGCGGGGAATATCTGATATTGCGAGAAGACCATGGATtcgtttaaacaaaaaataaacttaCCAATCCTCCGTTGTTCGCTCCGTTGCCAGTTCTCTCGATAAATTTCGATCACTTTGTCTCTCGAAAATACCGACGTAAATTTCGCAATTACAGCAGACAATTGCGTGACGCAATAAAAGTTCATTTCCTCGGCGCGTAAGTGAATGAAATCGCGGAAAGTGATCTaaagtagtagtagtagtaaatGAAGGCAAATGGTCCCTCCGCGATGACACTTGCGTCGTCCTCCGGGATTTGTCCGGATGCGTTCTAGTAGTGGTAATGTTCGCATTTTCCGCTTCTGAACATGACTAATTGTTTATTCTACTAACGCCAGAATATCACTCATAATTTTTGAACTGTAGTAATATCAGCGATGCGTTTACGTTCTACAGTGTGTTCTAGTTCTGAAgtgaacaatttttttaatcccGCAGCgagattacatttttatagtatttttaataagtagTACAAAAACTTCTCACGGAAAAGTCTAAAGGTTTATGATTCAACTGAAGTTCTCAAAATTATCgaaacacatttttatttcattaatcctTTATTCTCTCTTAATATAATCGCTCGTTAAGGATTTGACTTGGACAttgaaattatcgataaaaatttacCTTAAGTTCTTCAGTGCTTTTAATGAGCTGACTCTGAATTTTCTCGGAGTTGATTAAAGCGAGGATAACTTCATTAAAGTACGTACTATCATCCTACATTGTAcaagttatttaattttatacctGTCATCTTTCCCTctcatgcgcgcgcgagtgtgcACGAGGAACTGAAGGGCTAAGTAAATCCGCTTTAGTGCACTGATCTTCTTGATCTCCGACTTGACGAAATATCGCCTTTGCAGTTGCAGTGGTGGTAGCCTTCTTCATCTGTTGGGCACCGTTTCACGCTCAGAGACTGCTGGCTGTGTACGCTCAGGGAAGAGCATCCGAGCCGGAAGATGCCCTGGTCTTAGTCTACACCACCCTCACGTATGTCTCTGGAGTGTTCTACTATCTGTCCACAACAGTGAACCCACTTCTCTACAACATCATGTCTAATAAGTTCAGGGAAGCCTTCAAGGTAAGTTCTCCCTCTGGGCTTTTCACTCGGGTGAATCGAATTTAACTGATCAATTTTCCATTGCACAGTATTGAACAATAGCTGTATTCATGGAAAGTAGAAAATaccattatatatattatgtaaatttagaAAACATTGCGTAGAAAATGTTACATTGCGTTGAAAACGTTACAtcgttatattgacaattttaagttacataattattatttaaaagtactactatattaatattagcaaATGACATTATgtgattatacaatatttgatttataattttatttctttgctactaattattctattttattctattaatttgTTAGTTCGAGCGTGTTGACTTGTACCCTCGATTATTATCGACAAAATATCGCAACATCTTATATAATATCCTACATAAACATCCTACATAATtccataattttcataatttcagTCGATGTTGCCCAAGAACTGCGTCGGGAAGCGCTCGTCCCATAGGAGTCATCGACAGCCGACTTACAGCAGTCTGTCCCGGTACCAGAGATCGATGAAGCATCGGTTCGAGCACTATTCACCCTCGATATCCATCAGTGAGGAGCAGCAGCGATTGACGCACATCGCGTTAACGAACGCGAACTCCTGCGGGCCAAACGGACTTGCGAAGTCACAGAGCGAGCAACAAATACGACCCGCCACTATCATTGCAACCAGAGAAACAGCCGGATGTCGGGAGTACGTCAGAAGTATGTCCAGAGGATCCAACTCCAGTCAGATCACCATGATGACGTCGCTGAACAACGAGGGCAACAACAATGTGGCCGCGAGCGAGTGTCTGCTGAGGATACACAGATCGCCAAAAGGCGTCACTTTAGGTAGCGTCTGTTTGCGAATGTGCTCTCGCGCAACGTTAATTAATCCATCGCCTATAACGACAATGAGTCCCCCTAAGTCATTGATACGGGTCCTCCCATATTTACCGAATTAATTGAGAACCCCAACTTGCCGAGGGCAAGACGTGTCTGGCCACGCGCGGTCACTCACATGATattatttcacaaaaatacaaattgtaaTAACGCAAACGAAATGTTACCTCGAGTTGtcgagataaatatttatttaataaatgcaaGCAGCGATATGATGGCGAAAGACGCCAGCTTATCGCGTTTGCTTCTGTAAAAGATTGCTAAAGTGTTGcgcaaaataagaaaaaatgaataataaacgcTTCAAAGTGAGATTACTCATGTTAACGGATTATTCATGTTAAAAAGTTGCTCTTTTAGTACAAATAATCTTGCTCTCTCGAATATCTGTCGAAATTCTTATCGACACAATTAAGTAAGAGCAGAGGAAATAATCTCAGTACTCTCACTCTTTCAGCAGGAATTCTCACGGGGAAGCTAAGCCTTGGCACGAAAGGGTTCTTCACGCACCACCGGAAGAACTCGGTGAACAGCGCGCCGAAACCAACGAAGACGGGAAACGCAGCAGTTGCATCGCTGCCGCGATTCCAGAGTCACCCGAGCATCGAGAGCGCCAACACGATCAGCAACTCCAGCCTGCAGGACCTCGACAAGACCGAATTCACCGGCTCGGAGCTGGCGCAATACATGGCCGAGTTGAATTGCGACCTGGTCACCTGACATCCTTCCTACCAGGTGGAACGTCGTCTCTCGAGTTAGACGTCTCAAACTGATGCGACCAACTCTCTGGATGTGGAACCATAGACTCGTGCGAGGTCTCTTCTTGCGAGAATCTGAAGAGGGAAGATACGAGATTTGATGTACAGTgtgtatacaatattattatccgTAACATTCAAGTTTCAAGTCCGTGAAAATGTACTGTCGGCGATCGAAGACTCAAACAAACtgcaaatttaattgcaaCACGCGGCATTGCGTTGGATCTGGATTGGTTGGCCGGACAATAAGCGAGACTGTTACGTCAGCGGGAAAAAAATGAATCGGTAAAAGTGTCGAGTGACGAACGTTATCGTGTTGATAACGTAACATTGTAGCATGTAATCACGCGATGCGGTCTGTCAAGATGTTAATGCGAAAGAGAACTTCTTGCTTATTGTTCGTTGATATCTGTATCTCGTGATAAAGCAGATTGCACAACAACGTGATTTGAACGCTAATTGCAATCAAAGACTCAAAATCATCTAGACTCGCGAAAAAGTGAACAAGTATcatatgaattatttatgtctattgtctcgcgcgcgatattataGGAAGATTCCAAAAGTCCGCACTCAAGATTACTTTGACGGCACCGATGAAAGGTAACTGCAGCTCTTCGGAGGAATTCTCTTTTACGAAATGATTTCCTTCCCATTTATTGGTTGCAATAGaagcaatatatattaaatagatattacATAGATTAATATGAcggaacccatacagcacgcaaagaaaaatatttttgcgtgctgtaagattgcatatatattgcaggaatcttccaccgcaacgtagcaacattgcaaattcactgcgaaatgtttctgcagcattgctatgggattgcaggaatgtgaaaatgtccgcttttcggaacattgcaacgaaacatcataataatattgcaatgtaatgaatttgcaataattataattattcattattatatactttaaatatttttatttattaacataaatagacaattatatgtaatataacaatagtaataaaaaatgaaataaacattttctctatttttgttataaaaaagtaactgttctttataaaaaaaaacttaaaaatcctcttcttgagatattatttttcatttaattatgttaaaatatttttcctttaattaaataattgaatcttcttcgtttttgtttgtatgttgcctgtaaaaataaaataggaattaaaattcatatattagcataaaattacataaaaatatacatatactgcaagtatgtatagaattatatgtaaaatggcatactttgatctctcaatcctaaccggagcttgagcaagccacttggaaatgcattcagtaatttctgcatcagtggcatgttgtgtatttcacgaacagcttctataacagaaaaagttattaaaaatattacaactattaatatgcagttttctaatgaatttccataattttgaggttatagtaatataaaccgtgagataggcaaatagagattctctattataattaatagatacaagattttaacagcacacaagtgctataatgagacataatattataaaaaagtacttacctttttcttttacgtaactactttcttttagaatgatgctcgcgtcgtacacccaccatgttctttagatagtcgaaagagacaaacaccgcatgcacatatatattaccgagcttagattctggtcatcacacatcattggtcgaatagatttgaacgaatctcgttaggataggaagactccaatgttttaataaaatgaattattaatattaattaattacaaattttgattgtgcaatgtttccgaaatattaatgtcatgttgctacaagtgtgctggtattttgcggatatatatctctgcaatgtctttgtactgttgcattgcaatttgcaacgttgcaacgttgctgcaatgttggttggtgcaagcttctgtgctgtatgggaagtGTCAAGTGGAAGATTACGTATAGATTGGAATTACATAATGATTCTAATCATCaataattatagaatattgTCTCTTGAGTTATGGTACTGACTGAAACAGCATTGGGAAATGATCGTAAACTGAGAAACTTGTTTCATTGGTGCTGTCGTTTTGTCACATACATACGTAACTTAATGCATTTcagcatttatttttatacatgcatCATCATCGTGATGATTGACGTTTCTAGTTTAGTTTTATTTCCTTGACAATAAGTACGCCCGCGCGTACTGCACCCGTTTGCATAAACAGCTGTACGACATGTGCATAAAATGTGCTAAATAAAAGCATAATGATCCATCATTTCGATTATGTATCAGTAAATGTATGCGCACCGTCAATGAATACCGTTTTAAATACGcttctcattattttttatatacagggtggggcaataactattaccaccttaaatatcttctaatttataaggtccagaggaaaatttatgtaatcaaaattatacggtacgaagggggctaacatatggcgataataatttttgtcctggtggaggcgcttcgaagatatcaaggtcaccttcattttttttaataggttcggtatgttttttttccataattttatagaggagcttaaaacaagtacagaactcatgacacaaaattattgaacaagattaaatgtaaatgaaaaggataaaaaatacatttttatattaaatgaaatttacgtttaaaagatgtacgaaatgacgctttattagtatgttttgtcggaatgttttgattttgacattcctcataaatgaggatcaacttgttcttcaaacggatacatcgatgaaaataaataggattttaaatgttcgacgcgaaggctgagtgcgattaggatatcgttcagcgtataaattttgcgctctcactgaatttttttgacattctccataaatgagatcattctccatcatgtcgacttgttcttcaaatgaatacatcttgcacgattgactcatctatcgatactactttttatgtttatcttatcctatgaacttattaagatggccttcaaagggtctttgttttcattgaaataagtttacgtcactatttattttcatcgatgtatccgtttgaagaacaagttgatcctcatttatgaggaatgtcaaaatcaaaacattccgacaaaacatactaataaagcgtcatttcgtacatcttttaaacgtaaatttcatttaatataaaaatgtattttttatccttttcatttacatttaatcttgttcaataattttgtgtcatgagttccgtacttgttttaagctcctctataaaattatggaaaaaaaacataccgaacctattaaaaaaaatgaaggtgaccttgatatcttcgaagcgcctccaccaggacaaaaattattatcgccatatgttagcccccttcgtaccgtataattttgattacataaattttcctctggaccttataaattagaagatatttaaggtggtaatagttattgccccaccctgtatatctccGTATCTTTATCGCGAGGAGACAGTAAtaagacaatttttttttaaatgagtaCTTGAAAAACGAGAATCTCTCGATAATCTCCGAGATGACTTTATTTAACAgaccttattatataattcctCACATTTGTCATACGATAGTACTGATCAGTATGTAAACCAGTTATACTCGGAATTCCCTCATGAATAtgttatatgtttttttttaaaacagttattgtaatttaaaaaagttagTAAAAACGATGATAACGGTATAACAAATTTGCAATCTTGACGACATAATACGGGCActtcgaattttatttacaactgAGTCTTGGGTCGTTTCTCGCGGTAAGCTTTAATGTTGGGGAGGGCTTGAACTTTCTCCACGAGTTTCTTCAACTCTGGATGATCCTTGTTCGGATCTCCTCCTAAGACAACGCCCAAATATTGGTTGTACGCAGCCCACAGGAAATCTGGCCACGACAGctgaaaatgtaacaaatacgTCTCAGCAAAGTTACTcatcaagaaataaaataacaattttaataaatatcattaataactcGACGGTAAAGGAAATTCAGAAAAACGTGCAACTGTTACCAGAAGAGACGCTCTTCCGCTAAACGCTAATCGAAGATCGTTACCTTGCCATTGACGAAGTGACCGCCGTTGTTCTTCACTTGAGCCTCCAACTTGTCAAGGTAGACCGGCAGTTTTTGATAGGCGATCTCCTTCAGCTTCGCTTTGAAGGTGGCGTCTTGTTCCCAATAGTATACGGATAAAGCTGCAAGAACAAACGCATCAGGACATTAATGGTGTCACGAGCACGAGGAATTTTCATGGAATGCCGAGAGAAGCGAGCGATAATGACGTGGCGAACGACAATCGTTGCACGGGAAGTGCATGGCTTGTTGATTCCAAATAGCGGccgttctctctcgcgtgaCACGTGTACTACGCAAAAGCGACATTATAAAGCccccctctccccccccccttgATTCCGCCCCACCCCATGTTGAGTAATCGACTCTCCCGTGGGCAACGGAATAAACCGAGAAATTACAGTATGTGCGTGCAATGCgtatatgcatgtgtgtgttTGCGATTACATAATCGCCGGCTTGTCATTCGCCGCTCGTTCCCACTGGCTGCTGGCTACGTGTGCTCACCGTGTCTCAAGTCTTCGATATCGTCGACCACGGCGTCGATCTCCATCGCTTCGATCTCGTTGGCTCCGTACAGCTTGCCTTTCTTAGCGAGGAAGCGGGAGATGGCCTTGGACTGGTGGTACACCTTGCCGTCGATCTCCAGGATCGGCATTTGGCCCATCGGCATGTCTGCACGTTAATCGCGGAAATATGATTAAATCggcgatataaattaaataactttttaacattaagtaaaatttttaatatcaattcaatctttaagattaatataaaatataaattcaggTATATGTAAGTTTTTGCAGCGGTTAATCATGGAAATATGATTAAATAGGTggcaatataaattaaataaatttttaacattaattaaatatttaagattaatataaaatataaattcaggTATATGTAAGTCTTTGCAGCGGTCACACTATGTCTCTCCTctgtttttaatgaaataacgataattgtataatatgagCGGTAACTTACTTGCTTTATGCTTGGGCCAGTCGTCGAAGTTGATCCTGACATCCTCGAACTTGATGCCGCATTGGCTCAACAAGTACCTAATACACTCCCCAAGGCCGGTGACGTTGAAGTATGTTAGCTTGTACGTCGACATGTTCTGAAAATAGCGCGGATGTCGGATATTCAGTGTACATTCAACATATTCAGCGCATTCTCCGCATCTACTTCACGCTTCGTtatgtgtaataattattatttcttcgcGGACAATCTCTTCCCAGCAACGTCGCGCAGTCGGCAGAAACGCAACTTTGAAAAATCGTTATCTTGCATGTGGGCGtcggttattaattaattatttaatctagAAGCGAATCACGTGAAAAATAATgcta
Protein-coding sequences here:
- the LOC105283119 gene encoding glutathione S-transferase, which gives rise to MSTYKLTYFNVTGLGECIRYLLSQCGIKFEDVRINFDDWPKHKANMPMGQMPILEIDGKVYHQSKAISRFLAKKGKLYGANEIEAMEIDAVVDDIEDLRHALSVYYWEQDATFKAKLKEIAYQKLPVYLDKLEAQVKNNGGHFVNGKLSWPDFLWAAYNQYLGVVLGGDPNKDHPELKKLVEKVQALPNIKAYREKRPKTQL